One region of Prinia subflava isolate CZ2003 ecotype Zambia chromosome 6, Cam_Psub_1.2, whole genome shotgun sequence genomic DNA includes:
- the LOC134551966 gene encoding uncharacterized protein LOC134551966, whose product MSAKTAISSAVLFASLLTIAQAWLVPQPQQNVWTVLAKSLGQDHICLNQASAANPMASCLVGIPFKDREMPKMLLGYAQKLRQEAAKMEHNLKHAHYIVAWYNYIKSLPKLENEPQELELLGSARAESCFHIRNDHVQRHHRHFVSSKAHFNTHWCNAVSFSYPPIPPQKSAQVFAHPRQLPRGTFLICGDHAWAGIPSHLSGGPCTFGTLGLFSPNKSQILDWVTQNSTNGAHLLAHSRKKREDYSLKKLADDCDEEIIHWSRSKGIAITVFAPWVAIAKTLGELGHLECWVAKQSRLTSRALSNLLKDEEITRQATLQNRAAIDYLLLLHGHSCEEFEGLCCFNLTSRAKGTREALKQMENMIGDIKQEYGDWLSNLFKGWGISGWTGSILRTVLLIVFVLFVAIASLGLMKKMLQNLISSSTSPLKAEVHRVAVEVGPEVFKEEEESFVDEDEQAEQLEIIVEEVRSFPREQWPTQQQWFAESYPRSEHLVDPPQFGYLR is encoded by the coding sequence ATGAGCGCCAAGACTGCCATCAGTTCAGCCGTCCTCTTCGCCAGTCTCCTGACCATCGCCCAGGCGTGGCTCGTCCCCCAGCCACAACAGAACGTCTGGACTGTCTTGGCCAAATCACTGGGCCAAGACCACATATGTCTCAACCAAGCGAGTGCCGCGAATCCCATGGcatcctgcctcgtggggatcccatttaaagatcgtgagatgcccaagatgcttctaggttatgctcaaaaacttagacaagaagctgctaaaatggagcataacctaaagcatgcccattacatcgtcgcgtggtacaattatattaaaagtcttccaaagttagaaaacgagcctcaggagctggagcttctaGGTTCCGCCAGAGCcgaatcttgttttcatatccGCAACGACCACGTCCAGCGTCACCACCgtcattttgtctcctccaaagcccattttaatacTCATTGGTGCAACGCTGTGTCCTTTAGTTATCCtccaatccctccccaaaaatcagcccaagtcTTTGCCCATCCCCGCCAGCTTCCTAGGGGAACATTCTTGATTTGCGGAGACCACgcatgggcaggtatcccctctcacctctccggaggcccgtgcacctttgggaccctcggattgttttcacccaacaaatcacaaattttggattgggttacacaaaattctacaaatggtgcacatctattggcacactctagaaagaagagagaagactactctctcaaaaaattggCAGACGATTGTGATGAGGAAATTATCCATTGGAGCAGATCTAAAGGCATCGCAATCACAGTATTTGCGCCGTGGGTCGCCATTGCTAAGACCCTCGGAGAATTAGGCCATTTGGAATGTTGGGTAGCTAAGCAATCCCGTTTGACTTCTAGGGCCCTAtcaaacctcctgaaagatgaggaaattacgaggcaggcaaccctccagaatcgtgcagccatcgattacctcctgctcctccacggtcactcgtgtgaggagtttgaggggctctgctgctttaatttgacatcTAGGGCCAAGGGGACTCGCGAGGcactcaaacaaatggaaaacatgatagGAGACATCAAACAAGAATACGGGGACTGGCTCAGTAATTTATTCAAGGGATGGGGGATCTCGGGTTGGACGGGATCGATTCTTAgaactgttctgttaattgtttttgtgctttttgttgctattgccagccttggactaatgaaaaagatgttgcagaatttgatttcttcctccacatcaccACTCAAAGCTGAAGTCCACCGAGTAGCCGTTGAAGTAggcccagaagtgttcaaggaggaggaggaaagcttcgttgatgaggacgagcaggctgaacagcttgaaatcaTCGTGGAAGAAGTGCGCAGCTTTCCTCGAGAACAATGGCCTActcaacagcagtggtttgcagaaTCATACCCACGTTCTGAACACCTGGTGGACCCCCCTCAATTCGGATATCTGAGATAG